A single Nicotiana tabacum cultivar K326 chromosome 5, ASM71507v2, whole genome shotgun sequence DNA region contains:
- the LOC107803685 gene encoding protein IQ-DOMAIN 3, whose protein sequence is MGKKGSWFSSVKKALSPDPKEKAEKKASKSKKKWFGKKHPVPDSSTLVVTTVSPPHPVPPAEEVKLAEVEQEQTKHVYSVAVATAAAAEAAVAAAQAAAEVVQLTTVNQFSGESKEEIAAIRIQTAFRGYLARRALRALRGLVRLKTLVDGPTVKQQTANTLKCMQTLSRAQSQISSRRSRLLEENRTLQRQLMQKHAKELESLRKGEEWDDSLQSKEQIEASLLSKYEAATRRERALAYSYSHQQTWKKSSKSTNLLFMDPTNPQWGWSWLERWMGARPTETQSMSEKELKSDHMSVRSASVSIAGGEITKAFARHQLNSELPSSPSSQKPNRRSSRQSPTTPSKPGPTTHSKPGASPTARKLKPASARVSAINQDDDSRSVFSVQSERNRRHSIAGSSVRDDEESLASSSSVPSYMASTQSAKARTRLQSPLGMENGTTPEKGSAGSVKKRLSYSASPAITRRHSGPPKIESISTSTNTSIAGVYANGVVN, encoded by the exons ATGGGGAAGAAAGGAAGCTGGTTTTCTTCAGTAAAGAAGGCTCTGAGTCCGGATCCTAAGGAAAAGGCAGAGAAG AAAGCAAGTAAATCGAAGAAGAAATGGTTCGGGAAAAAGCATCCAGTACCAGATTCTTCAACTTTGGTTGTTACTACTGTTTCTCCTCCTCATCCTGTTCCTCCAGCAGAAGAGGTCAAGCTGGCTGAAGTGGAACAAGAGCAGACTAAACATGTTTATTCTGTTGCAGTTGCCACGGCAGCAGCAGCTGAAGCAGCTGTTGCAGCTGCCCAGGCTGCTGCGGAGGTTGTTCAGTTAACTACAGTTAATCAGTTTTCTGGCGAATCCAAGGAGGAAATAGCAGCAATCAGGATTCAGACTGCATTTCGAGGATATCTG GCCAGAAGGGCATTGAGGGCTTTAAGAGGACTTGTGAGACTCAAAACACTAGTTGATGGACCTACTGTCAAACAGCAAACTGCAAATACTTTGAAATGTATGCAGACTCTATCACGCGCCCAGTCTCAGATTAGTTCTAGACGGAGCAGGCTGCTGGAGGAGAACCGAACTCTCCAGAGACAGCTTATGCAGAAACATGCGAAAGAACTTGAGAGTTTGAGG AAAGGGGAGGAATGGGATGATAGTCTACAATCAAAGGAGCAAATTGAAGCAAGTTTGCTCAGCAAATATGAAGCTGCAACGAGACGAGAAAGAGCACTAGCCTATTCATATTCCCACCAG CAAACCTGGAAGAAGTCGTCAAAATCTACCAATTTGTTGTTTATGGATCCAACCAATCCTCAATGGGGTTGGAGTTGGTTAGAGCGATGGATGGGTGCTAGGCCAACGGAAACCCAAAGCATGTCGGAGAAAGAACTTAAAAGTGATCACATGTCTGTTAGAAGTGCCAGTGTGAGCATTGCTGGAGGAGAAATTACCAAGGCATTTGCCCGGCATCAGCTGAATTCTGAACTCCCTTCTTCTCCATCCAGCCAAAAGCCAAACCGTCGTTCAAGCCGCCAGTCCCCTACTACCCCTTCCAAGCCAGGCCCTACTACCCATTCCAAGCCAGGCGCTTCTCCAACAGCTAGAAAACTAAAACCAGCGAGTGCAAGAGTCAGTGCAATAAACCAAGATGATGACTCACGAAGCGTGTTTAGTGTTCAATCAGAACGGAACAGGAGGCACAGCATTGCAGGGTCATCCGTAAGAGATGATGAGGAGAGCTTGGCAAGTTCCTCCTCGGTGCCAAGTTATATGGCTTCCACTCAGTCAGCAAAAGCAAGAACGCGGTTGCAAAGCCCATTGGGCATGGAAAACGGTACAACACCAGAAAAGGGATCAGCAGGTTCTGTGAAGAAGCGACTCTCTTACTCAGCTTCACCAGCCATTACAAGGCGGCATTCAGGCCCACCAAAGATCGAGAGTATCTCCACAAGCACAAATACTTCTATTGCTGGCGTTTACGCGAATGGAGTTGTCAACTGA